The Nocardia sp. NBC_01503 sequence CGGAGCAGACCGCCGCCGCCGAGGGCAAGGTCGGCACCGTCCGCCGCGACCCGATGGCCATGATCCCGTTCCTGGGCTACCACGTCGGCGACTACCTGGGCCACTGGGTGAACCTCGGCAAGAACGCCGACGCGAACAAGCTGCCGAAGATCTTCTATACCAACTGGTTCCGTCGCGGCGAGGACGGCCGCTTCCTGTGGCCCGGATTCGGTGAGAACTCCCGCGTGCTGGAGTGGATCGTCGGCCGCATCGAAGGCACCGCCGAGGCCACCACCACCCCGATCGGCAATGTGCCGGTCGCGGCGAACCTCGACCTCGAGGGCCTGGACGTGGTCCTGGCCGACGTCGACGAGGCGCTGGCCGTCAACCCCGAAGAGTGGAAGCGCGAGATCCCGCTCATCGAGGAGTGGTTCCAGTTCATCGGCGACAAGCTGCCCTCGGGCGTGCGCGACGAGTTCGAGGCACTGAAAGAGCGCCTGGGCTGAGCTCCTCCGCCTCTCCGCGCCTTTTGCCGACCACTCAGGTGCCACACAAGTTGCGTTGCGGGCTGGCGGTCGGGCATCGAGTGAGTTAGCCCGAACCCGACGAGTTACCCGGACCCGCACCTGATCAGTTGTCGCGAAACGGCCCCCACATGATTGTGGGGGCCGTTTTCGTTATGCGGTGTACCCGGCGGGCATCAGAACGGACTTGAGTTCGCAGTAGGCGTCCAGGCCCTCGGGGCCGTTCTCGCGGCCGATGCCGGAGGTCTTGTAGCCGCCGAAGGGGGCGCTGGGGTCGAAGGCGTACCAGTTGATGGCGTAGGTGCCGGTGCGGATGCGGCTCGCGACCTCCGCGCCGTGCTCGACATCGGTGGTGTAGACCGAACCGGCGAGGCCGTAGTCGGAGTCGTTGGCGATGGCGATCGCCTCCTGCTCGGTGTCGTACGGCAGCACCGACAGGACGGGGCCGAAGATCTCCTCGCGGGCGATGGTCATGGAGTTTGCGACGTCTGCGAAGACCGTCGGCTCCACATACCAGCCGGGGAGATCGGACGGGCGGCCGCCACCGTGGATCAGGCGCGCGCCCTCCTCCTTGCCCTTGGCGATGTAGCCCTCGACCCGTTCCCGCTGCGTTTGCGAGATCAGCGGGCCGAGTTGGGCATTCGGGTCATCGGGCAGGCCGAGCGGGAACAGGCGCACGGATTCGGTGAGGGCGTCGACGATTTCGTCATAGCGCGAGCGCGGGGCCAGGATGCGGGTCTGCGCCACGCACGCCTGTCCGCTGTTCATCAATCCGGAGAAGGCGAGCTTGGGCATATCGGCGATATCCATATCCGGCAACAGGATTGCGGCGGATTTGCCACCCAGCTCGAGGGAGCAGCGCTTGAGCTGACTGCCCGCGATGGACGCAATCTTGCGGCCGACGGCGGTGCTGCCGGTGAAGGTCACCTTGTCCACATCGGGATGGGAAATCAGGTATTCGGAGACCTCGGCATCGGCGGGCAGCACCGACAGGACACCCTCGGGCAACCCGGCCTCGGCGAAGAGTTCGGCGAGCAGGTTCGCCGAGAGCGGTGTCAGCGGTGCGGGCTTGAGCACCACCGAACAACCGGCCAGCAGGGCGGGGGCGAGTTTGTTCACGGCCAGGAAGATGGGCACGTTCCAGGCGATGACCGCGGCGACCACGCCGACCGGTTCGCGGGAGACGCGGGTGGTGCCGAACAGGCCGGTGCGGGATTCGGTCCAGGGGAACGACTTTCCGAGTCCGGCGTAGAAGTCGAGGGTGGCCCGGGCCGGAATGTAGTTGAGGGTGGAGGCGGCCATGGTGGGCGCGCCCATCTCGGCCGAGAGCGAGGCGGCCAGGTCGCCCGCCTTCTGATCGAGCAGCTGCACGACCCGGGCCAGCAATTCGGCGCGCTCCTCGGGAGGGGTGTTGCGCCAGGGTCCGTGATCGAAGGATTGCCGGGCCGCGGCGACGGCGGCGTCGACATCGGCGCGGGTGGGGTTGGGCACGCTGCCGACGGTTTCGAGGGTGGCGGGAGAGATGACCTTGATGGTTTCGGAACCGGCGGGAGCGGTCCAGCGACCGCCGATGAACAGACTCGGGTAATCCATGAGAACACGTTACAGTTTTGCTCCGAGAGCTGTCTGTAGTGTCGACCGGACTGCTGTCCCGCTCAGCGGGACAAATCTGAAATCGGACCTATCGGTTTAACTTTTGCGAAGGTGAAACCACTCTTTCGCTCGCGGTTCGCAATTCGGTTTGCCCATCGGTGTCCTATGCTCTCGGTGGCTCCACTCCACGGCCCAATCGGCCTGTTGCTATAAATTAGCTGTTGGTATTTCGGTTGCCGCGCCCATTTCGACATTTTCCTGCTGCCCCACGGCACGGCTCTCGTTCGATGCGCGAAAGGTAGGCGAACGTATGACCCAGGCGGATATCGACGATTTCGTTCTCCCGGAGTTGACCGGAGTCGCGTCAGTCTCGGCCAGCACGCCGATGCAGCGGGCTGCCAATCAATTGCAGAAGGTTTTGCCGCCCGGATGGCAGGTCGAGGTGGTGGAGAGTTCGCAGGGGACGGCGCGACTGGGGCAGCCGGTGTTGCGTCTGGTGATGGGCGATTTCTGAGCTATCGCACAGCACTCGGATAGATCGAATTCCGACCTGTCGGTTCGCTTTTCGTGAAACGCACTATTGCATTCCCCAGCGGTAGCGAGCATGCTTTATAGCTATCTTGGATAGCTCGCTCGATACGTGAACCGTTACCGCACAGGGGAGTCCGAGTCATGGCGGTGCAAGTGGTCGATCGGTCGCTCATGACAAGCGATCTCACGCCCCATCAGGCGAAAAGCGTTGGCGTGGGCGGATGGGTGGTGTCATTCCTGCCCGGCCGCACCCTCACCACCGAACAGGCCACCGCCGCATTACAGGCCGCGGAAGCGGTTGCCGCCGTGAATGCCCTCGCCGGTCAGGTCGGGCTCACGGCAATGGAGACCGTCGGGCTCGCAACCCAGGAGTCACCCTGGGGCGAACCCGAATGCGGCGGGCTACGAAGATTCTGGCGGCGTGGCCGACTCGAACACTGAATCCCGCTCGGCGGCATCGGTTGTCGCGGCCGCACGCTTGGTCGCGACCACCACCAGGTTGCTCGTCAGCACCTCGCGCACGAGTGGAACATGAACCACCCACCACGCCCAGCGCGGGTGGTACCGCGGGAACACCGCGAGCACCTCGACCTCGTCCGGTGTCGCGCGCGCCCAGCGCATGCCCGCGCCCGCGCCCACCGCGAAGAGTGAGCGGCCGAACCGATTCTTGGGCTCCCGCCCCAACTTTCGGCGATACCGGCGCGCCGCGTACTCCCCACCCAGGTAGTGCCACGGTCCGGTCTCATGCCCGCCGAACGGGCCGAACCACACCGTGTACGAAAACACCATCAGCCCACCGGGTTTGACCACCCGCAACATCTCTTCGGCCATGACCCACGGCCGCGGCACATGCTCGGCCACATTCGAGGAGATGCACACCTCGACCGCGTCATCGCGGAACGGCAGCGCCATCCCCGATCCGCGGACCGCCCCGGCCACCCGCAGCCCCGCCGCGTGCATCTCCGAGGGATCCGGCTCGACCGGCAGATACCGTGCGCCCGCCCGCCCGAACTCGTCCGCGAAATAACCGGGACCGCCCCCGACATCGAGCACCACGGTTCCGCGCAGCGAGCGCCCGGTCAGATCGCGATAGAAATCCGCCACCAGCTCCGCGGTGTCCGCGGCGATCCCGCCGTAGAACAATCCCGGATCGGTCTGCTCGAACCGGAAACTCCCCAGTAGGCGCAGAGACCGCCGCAGAGTGGCCCGCCGCGCGAATCGCGGACGGCTCCCGACACGTTTCTGCTGGGCTCGAAGCACGGCGAGCAGTCTCGCACAATGCCGCCTCCCAGCCCCTGCCCACCCGCGATGAAATGGCCGGGATCAGTCGTCCGACTTGCCCTCGGAACCCGATTCCACGATTCCGGATTCGGCCACGCCCGCCCCGTGCGGGCGGCGTGTCCGCCCGGCGTGGTGCCGGCGTTAGTGGTGGTCAGATGACCACTGTTACGCCGAAGGGCCGAGACGCGCTATATGGTGGAGCCCATTGTTCGCCGTCCGCCATCAATGACCCTGGAGATCGTCCCGTGCGTGAAGTGCTGCTGCTGTGCTGGCGCGACACCGGGCATCCGCAGGGCGGTGGCAGTGAGCGGTACCTGGAACAGGTGGGCGCGCAATTGGCGGCCCGCGGGGTGAAGGTCACGCTGCGGACCGCCCGGTACCCGGGTGCGCCCCGGCGGGAGCGCGTCGACGGGATCGATATCAGTCGCGGGGGTGGGCGGTACACCGTGTATCCGCGCGCACTCGCCGCCATAGCGCTCGGACGGCTCGGCGTGGGTCCGCTGCGCGGTACCCGACCGGATGCGGTGATCGACACCCAGAACGGCATTCCCTTCTTCGCCCGCGCCGCCGCGGCCGCGCCGACCGTACTGCTGGTGCATCACGGGCATCGGGAGCAGTGGCCGGTCGCCGGACGGCTGATCGGACGGATCGGCTGGTGGATCGAGTCCCGGCTGTCCCCGCGCGTGCACCGCGGCAACCAGTATCTGACGGTGTCACTGCCCTCAGCGGAGGAGTTGACCGCGCTCGGGGTCGAGGCGAGCCGAATCGCGGTCGTGCGCAATGGCGCCGAACCCGTGCCCGCACGGGTGCCGACCGGCGATCACTACACCCGAACCGCGCATCCGAGCATTGTGGTGCTGTCCCGGCTGGTTCCGCACAAGCAGATCGAGGACGCCATGGCGGTCGTGGCCGGACTGCGCGACAGCGTCCCCGGCCTGCACCTCGATGTGATCGGCGGCGGCTGGTGGGACGCCAACCTGCGCGCACACGCCGACGATCTCGGAATCGCGGACGCGGTCACCTTCCACGGGCATGTCGACGAGGACCGCAAACACGAACTGCTGGCCCGTGCCTGGGTACAGGTGCTGCCCTCCCGCAAGGAGGGCTGGGGACTGGCGGTCATCGAGGCGGCGCAGCACGGGGTGCCGACCGTCGGTTACCGGAGTTCGCGCGGACTCACCGACTCCATTGTGGATGGGGTGACCGGCATGCTGGTCGACGATGTCGCACAGCTGACCGAGGCGGTCGGCGAGCTGCTCGACGATGCCGAATCCCGGACGGTGCTCGGTGAGAAGGCGCGCGCCCGCGCACGCGAATTCTCCTGGGAGCAAACCGGAAACGGTGTCTTCGAGGTGCTGTCGACGGTGGCGCGCGGTGAACGCGTATCGGGCCTCGTGGCGGGCGCTACGGTCGAGCGGCACTCGCCGATCGTCGTCGGGTCGACGCCGGGTTCACTGACCGGCTGAGTACGGAAACCACTCCGCCGCACAGCAATACGGCCCACAGCAGATGCGCGGCACCGGCCGTCCGGCGAGCCGCGGCGGAGGCGTCATGCGAGGCGATACTCCCCGGGACTCGATACAGCTGTAGATCCCGATCGGAATACACCGGATTCAACTGGCTCAGAGTGGTTTTCGATTCACCCATCGGCCCGGGCGTACCGCCTTCGACCAGGACCCAGCCCACCCCGAGCCGAGCCAATCCCTCCGCTGAACCGCCATGCAGCAGTAGCTGTTCCACCTCGCGGGCACGCCTGCCCTCACCCGAGACCGTTGCCCCCGGCACCGGAAGCTCGCCCGTCTGCAACACATCACGCGGCAACATCCGCGGCGCCGGATCCAGCACCGGTGCGTTCCCGGCCCATCGGAACTTCCGGAACATCCCACCGGGCAGCACCGCCACATCGCCCGGCTCCTTCACCATCGTGGCGACCTGTTCCCATCCGCCCGGGTACCGCACCGGCCGCAACGCCCCGCCCACGCCCCAGGCCATGTCCGGCAGCGAAATCAGCACCAGCACAATGAAAACCGCCGCCACCGCGGCAACCGGACGCCGCCCGCGGCGCGCGCTCCCGCCCCGGGAGGCGTCGCGTTCGGTCGAGGTCTCACCGTGGTCGGCCGATCGACCTGCCGCAGCATCGCGGCTGCCCGCTTCGCTGTGATCGGTGCGAGCGTCGCCCGCCGCCACCTGATCCGGATCGGCTCGTTTCGCCGCGATCCACCCGGCGATCGTGCGGCATCCGGCGGCCGCGCACAGTGCGAACGCGGGCATGGCCAGGGCCACGAACTTCTGCGTATCGCGCAGCAGTCCGGCCCCCGGTGCCTTCGTCACCAGGAATTGCCCCGCTGACAGCCCCCATCCAGTCGCGCCGAGCGTGGGCAGTACGACGGCGAGGACCGCCAGCCCGATGAGCATTCGACGGGTGCGCGGGGCCCCGGTATCGAGCTCGCGGGCGCTGGCAGAACCCCTCGGGCTCGAAGACGGTGTGCGGCTCTCGGCCGCCCCGGCTTTCGTTCCGCCGGTTGCCGTCGTCGCGAGTGAAGGCGTGAGATCGCTTTCGGGCGTAGCGTTTTCGGCCGCCGCGGATTCGGCTTCTTCGCCCATCGCCGCGGCACGCCGATCGGGCATTGCGGAACGGCCGGTGTTGGAAGGGTTTGCTTCGGCCATCGCGAAATCGTCGCGCGCGAGGACCGCACGAACACCGGCGGTTACCAGCGCAAGGAGGATGGCGGTGCCGATCAGCGCGAAAAACGTTGTGCGCGAATCGGGGACGGCCGTGCTGTTCCAGATGCCACCCAATCCGGCCAGGCTGCCGAGGGTTCCGAGCCAGGGCTCGGCGCGCGCCGCGAAGGCCGCGACCCCGGCCGGGTCGGAGGGTTCGGCCCCCGAGCCCGCGAGCACGGTCGCGGTCAGCCAGGGTGCGGAGGCGGCAAGCCAGAGGCCAAGCGCGCCAACCGCATTCCGCCTGCCCACCAGCAGGCACGCGACACATCCCGCGAACAGCGAGCCCGTCGGCGTCAGCCCCGCCAACGCCAACCACCCGCCCAACGCGGCCCAGTCCCGCCAAGCGCGGACGCGCCGGGCAGGTCCGGGCGCTGTCGTAACGGTGGATCGCACAGCGCGAGAAGTCATGCCGGTGCGGGCCGCGACGCTGGGTGCGACCTCGGCCCCGGCGCATGGCCGTGCGGTGACTGTCCGCTCGACAGTGGGTGCCGAGTGGGGAGTCGCTGCCGGGTCGCGCGCCGCAGCGGGGACCGGCGAGTCCGTTCTCGGCTCCACGCCGGGTGTGTGGGCGATGCGTAAGCGGTTGGCCAGCAGGGCGATCCAGGGGAGGGCGGCGTAGCCGGTGAGCAGACTCCAGTGGCCCTGGAGGAGCCGTTCGGCGACGTACGGGTTCCAGATGGCGATGGTGGCCGCCACGAGTTGCGGGCCGGTGGATACGCCCAGCAGTTCGCGAGCGAGCCGGGCCGCGCCCCAACCGGCGAGCCAGAGCGCCACCAGCAGAATGGCTTTCACAATGAGGCTGCCGTCGATCAGCGGTGACAGCGTGGCGATGAGGGCGTCCTGCGGCACCGCGCGGGGTGCGGCATCCCCGAGTCCGAGGGCCGAATCCGTCAGGTAGGAGCGGGGTGTGCTCACCGCGTCGCGCAGCAGCAGATATCCCGGACCCGACAGGGGGCCGAGGACCAGCAGTGCCAGCGCCAAGCTGTATCCGGCGGGTAGCAGCCGGAACCAGCGCGCGTGTGGGTCCGCGTTCACACCGGCACCCTAAACGCCGCTCGGTCCGAAATCGGGGATGCCGGAGTCGCTTTCGACGGTCTCGCGGGCGGTGCGCAGTGCCAGCACGGTGATGACCAGTGTCGTGAGCGCGGAGGTCGCGGTGGCGATGGTGATCAGACTCGATACCGAATGCGCGCAGCCGAGCATGATGCCGACTCCGATGGCCAGCCCCAACCAGGTGATGGCCGCGGGCGCGGTGCGATCCGTCGCGATCGCGGACAACAGCGCACCCTGCAACACCGCCAGCAGTGCGCCATTGAGGGCGAACAACCACAGCAGACCCTGCACCGGTGCGTAATCGCGCCCCGCGAGCAGTGGAGCGAGCGGTGCCGCGGCGGCCGCTCCGGCCACCGCCACCGCTCCGACCCCGGTCAGCACCGCGAGCGCGGACCGCACCGCGCGAGCCGAATGCTGCGGCTGTGCCATTCGCGGATACAGCACCACTCCGACCGCCTGCGGTAGCCAGAACGCGATCTTCGCCGCGATAGCTCCCAGCGCGTATCGCCCGGCATCGTTCTCGTCCAGCACAATCCGCGACACGATCAGATCCGCCGAGGACAGCGCCATCAGCGCCGCCTGCACCTGTGCCGCCCGGAAGACCGGCAGCACGTCGGCCCCGGACGTGAATCTCCGCGGCCGTCCGGCGGTGACCGCCGCGCGTGCTGTCGATGGATCCGCGCTCGTCGGCGGCTCCGCCGAATCATCGGGGGTGCCGCTGACCAGGGGTCGGCCGGTGCCGTCGACCAGGAGTCGGGCACCGAGTGCCGCGACCGCGATACCGATGGCCGCCGCGCACAGCGCCGCGGCGGTTCCGCCACCGGCGGCCAGCACCACGACCGCGGGTGTCACGCGCAGTATCCCCGCCCCGCCGAGCACGATCGCCAACTCCCGAAACCGGCTGCGCCCCTGCAGAATCCCCTGCTCGCCGGAGAGCAGTACCAGCACCGGCGCGGCGCACAGGGCGGCGGCCGAGGCCGGCAAGCCCACCGAGAGCACCGCGCTCACCACGGGTACCAGCGGCAGGGCCACCACCGCGACCAGTGCGGCGCAGCGCAGCGCGAGTCCCCGGGCGGCCGCGACCCCCGCTCCCCGCACGACTTCTCGTGCCACCACATTCTGCAGCGCGAGCGCGGGCACCGCGCAGAGCAACTGCACCGCGAGCAGACTCGCGAACGGACTGTATCCGGCCACCCCGAGCCATCGACTGGCCAGCAGTTGCAGCAGATATCCCGCCACATTCGCGGTCATGGCCCCCGCCGTCACCAACGTCAGATCCGCCACCACGGGTAGACGACGTACAACGGACACGCCCGCAATGCTCCCACCCACCCCGACGCCCGGCCCCGCCGCACCCCCACGACCCCCGGAAACGGGAGCGGCCCCGCACCTTCGGAAGGTGCGGGGCCGCCGTGGACTATGCCGGGTCAGGGGCGTTTATCCATATCGATCTGCTGAGTCTTGCTGATGTCGATCTGCTGGGTCGGCGCTTCCGAGAACGGGTCGGGCCGGGGTCCGCCGGTGGGGGCGGGGGCCGGGGTGACGCGGCGGACGGGGGTGCCGCCATTACCGTTGCCGCCGCCGAGCACACCGAAGACGATGCCCGCGATGAGGGCGATGGCGCCGATGATGCCGAAGGCGATCGGCAGGGTGCGGCCGTAGAGCGACAGCTTGTCGATGTTCTCCTTGGCGACCGAGATCTGCGATTCGATGGTCGGCTCGTCGAACAGCAGGGTCGCGTTGAGGACGGTCACCTCGGGCTTGTCGGCATTGCGCGCGTAGAACTGGTGGATCTTCTCGCCGCCCTTGATGACGGTGCCGGTCTTGGGCTCCACCCACACGTCACGGACGTTGGTGTAGAAGCGCGTCATGGTGACCGGGGTTTCGCCGCCTTCGACGCCCCACTTGTCGGCGGGCAGGGCCAGCTTGTTGGTGGGGGAGTTGACGACGGTGGAGAGATCGGTGACGGGGACGGTCTGCTGGAAGTGGTAGACCTTCATATCGTTGATCTCGGTCTCTTCGACGAAGTTGATGTCGAAGGTCTTGCGCGCGGTGATATCGAAGTACGGGTACGACTGCTTCTCGGTGCCGATCGGGAAGCGGTACTGCAGACCGGTGTGCTGCACCGGATCCATGACCGCATCGCCCTTCTTGTCGACCGTCGCGCCGATGGCGCCGTTCGGGCCGCCGTCGACCGAGTCGACGGGCATACCGTCCTTGCGGTCGATGGTGACGCGGTCCAGGGTGGCGGTGAGCAGGCCGGTATCGCCCTGCTTATCGGTGCGCCGCAGGGTCTGACCGGCCTGGATGGTCATCTCCGAGGCGTTCGCCGGATCTTCGATGGTGAGGAAGCGCTGTGAGAACAGCGGGACGTTGGTGTCCACCTTGGCCGCACCCGTGGGCGCGGTCAGCGACTTGGAGTCGAGGACTTCACTGGGGGCCCCTTGGACGTTCGTCGCGACGGTCGTGATCTCCAGGTCCAGCGGGGTCTTCGCCAGACGGCTCACCGTATAGGTGGGGATCATGATCGCGGCGACGAGCAGCAATGCACCCAGCCCCACGAGCAGGCAGGCCACGGTCCTTCGGGTACCGGCACTCAGTGCCATGCAGGTTCTCCTCGTCGTCGAACAGGTCGTTCCGATGAGCACTGCGGTCGCCGCACAGCACTCGTGAGCCCCGACACTAACAGCCGAGAGCCCCGAAGCGTCCTGCCGAGGCAGGAAAACATCACGAAACGCCCGTAAGTCAAACACGGGGTGCTCACACTCGGGAGTAACAAGGCAAACTGATCCTCGATGACCGCCACCCTGCATCCGCCCTCCGAACCGACCGAACCGGTCCGTTCGGACGCGCCACCGGCGGCACCGGATCGGCGGGCGATTCGCCGACCGGGCGTCTTCGTCCCAGCTCTGGAAGGTATGCGGGCCATGGCGGCGCTCGGCGTCATGGTCACGCACGTGGCCTTCCAGACCGGCGCCACCGGAACCCCGATCATCGGCCGGGTGCTGGAGCGCTTCGATATGGCGGTCGCCATCTTCTTCGCACTCTCGGGCTTCCTGCTGTGGCGACCGCACGCCGCCGCCGCGCGCGGACTCGGGCCCGCACCCGGGCCCGGGCGTTATCTACTGCATCGCGCCGCCCGCATCCTGCCCGCGTACTGGGTGGTGGTGTGCACGGTATTGATCCTGCTGCCCAGCGCCGCGCACACCGCGGGACTGCGAGTGTGGGTGGCGAATCTCGGTCTGGTGCAGGTCTATGTGCCGCTGACCCTCACCGATGGACTCACCCAGATGTGGAGCCTGTCGGTGGAAGTGGCCTTCTATCTTGTGCTTCCGCTGCTGGCGTTCGCGCTCGTCCGGTTGCGCGGCCCGCGCGCGCGGTGGCGGGTGCCGGTCGTGCTCGGTTTCGGCCTGCTCTGCCTGGGCTGGAATTTCCTACCGGTCCCCACCCCCGATGCCATCCATTCCGATAACTGGCTGCCCGGTTACCTCCCGTGGTTCGCCGCGGGGATGCTGCTGGCCGAACTCTCCGATCAGGACGCACCGCGCTGGCGGCGGATAGCGGGCGACCGCCGCCTGATGTGGCCGCTCGCGCTGGCGGCACTGCTGCTGGCCACGACCCGTGTGGCCGGACCGGAGGGTCTCACGCACGGGCAGCCCTGGCAGTACGCGAGCAAGATGGCGGTGGGCGCGATCATCGGATTCAGCCTGCTCGCGCCCCTGGTACTGCGTCCCGAGGTCCGGCATCGTTGGTTGGAGAGCGGCACCGCGGGCACCCTGGGCCGCTGGTCGTACGGAATCTTCATCTGGCACTTGGCCGTACTGTCGATCGTCTTCCCGGTCTTCGGAATCATCCCTTTCCGCGGGCATTTCATCCTGGTGTACCTGTTGACCGTGGCGTTCACGCTACCGCTGGCCGCCGCCAGTTTCGCGCTCATCGAGGAGCCGGTGCGGGTGTGGACCCGCCGCCACTTCGGCTGATTCAGCGGCGCCGGTTCGGCAGCGCCGAAAGACCCAGGGCCACAATCGCCATCAGTGCGGGGAACTGCACCCACAGGGACGCTCCCATATATCCCTCGGGTGATCGCCAGGGACCGGTGGAGAGTGCCGCCGCCGAGATCGCGGTGCCCACGGTGGCAATCGCGACCAGGGGCAGCTGCCGATCGCGCGGGAGGAATCGCATCGCGATCAGACCCAGTGCGGTGAGCACGATTCCGGTCGGACCGGCGATAAGCCCGGCGGCCGCCGCCAATCCGATCGCGCCGACGGCACGGCTGCGCCAGGTACGCGGGGCGGGACCCGCATCGCGCATGGGCGTGCGTGCGCCCCGGAAAGCGAGCACCGCGAGCGGAATC is a genomic window containing:
- a CDS encoding DUF3068 domain-containing protein, with protein sequence MALSAGTRRTVACLLVGLGALLLVAAIMIPTYTVSRLAKTPLDLEITTVATNVQGAPSEVLDSKSLTAPTGAAKVDTNVPLFSQRFLTIEDPANASEMTIQAGQTLRRTDKQGDTGLLTATLDRVTIDRKDGMPVDSVDGGPNGAIGATVDKKGDAVMDPVQHTGLQYRFPIGTEKQSYPYFDITARKTFDINFVEETEINDMKVYHFQQTVPVTDLSTVVNSPTNKLALPADKWGVEGGETPVTMTRFYTNVRDVWVEPKTGTVIKGGEKIHQFYARNADKPEVTVLNATLLFDEPTIESQISVAKENIDKLSLYGRTLPIAFGIIGAIALIAGIVFGVLGGGNGNGGTPVRRVTPAPAPTGGPRPDPFSEAPTQQIDISKTQQIDMDKRP
- a CDS encoding acyltransferase family protein — translated: MTATLHPPSEPTEPVRSDAPPAAPDRRAIRRPGVFVPALEGMRAMAALGVMVTHVAFQTGATGTPIIGRVLERFDMAVAIFFALSGFLLWRPHAAAARGLGPAPGPGRYLLHRAARILPAYWVVVCTVLILLPSAAHTAGLRVWVANLGLVQVYVPLTLTDGLTQMWSLSVEVAFYLVLPLLAFALVRLRGPRARWRVPVVLGFGLLCLGWNFLPVPTPDAIHSDNWLPGYLPWFAAGMLLAELSDQDAPRWRRIAGDRRLMWPLALAALLLATTRVAGPEGLTHGQPWQYASKMAVGAIIGFSLLAPLVLRPEVRHRWLESGTAGTLGRWSYGIFIWHLAVLSIVFPVFGIIPFRGHFILVYLLTVAFTLPLAAASFALIEEPVRVWTRRHFG
- a CDS encoding class I SAM-dependent methyltransferase, giving the protein MLRAQQKRVGSRPRFARRATLRRSLRLLGSFRFEQTDPGLFYGGIAADTAELVADFYRDLTGRSLRGTVVLDVGGGPGYFADEFGRAGARYLPVEPDPSEMHAAGLRVAGAVRGSGMALPFRDDAVEVCISSNVAEHVPRPWVMAEEMLRVVKPGGLMVFSYTVWFGPFGGHETGPWHYLGGEYAARRYRRKLGREPKNRFGRSLFAVGAGAGMRWARATPDEVEVLAVFPRYHPRWAWWVVHVPLVREVLTSNLVVVATKRAAATTDAAERDSVFESATPPESS
- a CDS encoding polysaccharide biosynthesis protein; its protein translation is MTANVAGYLLQLLASRWLGVAGYSPFASLLAVQLLCAVPALALQNVVAREVVRGAGVAAARGLALRCAALVAVVALPLVPVVSAVLSVGLPASAAALCAAPVLVLLSGEQGILQGRSRFRELAIVLGGAGILRVTPAVVVLAAGGGTAAALCAAAIGIAVAALGARLLVDGTGRPLVSGTPDDSAEPPTSADPSTARAAVTAGRPRRFTSGADVLPVFRAAQVQAALMALSSADLIVSRIVLDENDAGRYALGAIAAKIAFWLPQAVGVVLYPRMAQPQHSARAVRSALAVLTGVGAVAVAGAAAAAPLAPLLAGRDYAPVQGLLWLFALNGALLAVLQGALLSAIATDRTAPAAITWLGLAIGVGIMLGCAHSVSSLITIATATSALTTLVITVLALRTARETVESDSGIPDFGPSGV
- a CDS encoding aldehyde dehydrogenase, which encodes MDYPSLFIGGRWTAPAGSETIKVISPATLETVGSVPNPTRADVDAAVAAARQSFDHGPWRNTPPEERAELLARVVQLLDQKAGDLAASLSAEMGAPTMAASTLNYIPARATLDFYAGLGKSFPWTESRTGLFGTTRVSREPVGVVAAVIAWNVPIFLAVNKLAPALLAGCSVVLKPAPLTPLSANLLAELFAEAGLPEGVLSVLPADAEVSEYLISHPDVDKVTFTGSTAVGRKIASIAGSQLKRCSLELGGKSAAILLPDMDIADMPKLAFSGLMNSGQACVAQTRILAPRSRYDEIVDALTESVRLFPLGLPDDPNAQLGPLISQTQRERVEGYIAKGKEEGARLIHGGGRPSDLPGWYVEPTVFADVANSMTIAREEIFGPVLSVLPYDTEQEAIAIANDSDYGLAGSVYTTDVEHGAEVASRIRTGTYAINWYAFDPSAPFGGYKTSGIGRENGPEGLDAYCELKSVLMPAGYTA
- a CDS encoding glycosyltransferase family 4 protein; translation: MREVLLLCWRDTGHPQGGGSERYLEQVGAQLAARGVKVTLRTARYPGAPRRERVDGIDISRGGGRYTVYPRALAAIALGRLGVGPLRGTRPDAVIDTQNGIPFFARAAAAAPTVLLVHHGHREQWPVAGRLIGRIGWWIESRLSPRVHRGNQYLTVSLPSAEELTALGVEASRIAVVRNGAEPVPARVPTGDHYTRTAHPSIVVLSRLVPHKQIEDAMAVVAGLRDSVPGLHLDVIGGGWWDANLRAHADDLGIADAVTFHGHVDEDRKHELLARAWVQVLPSRKEGWGLAVIEAAQHGVPTVGYRSSRGLTDSIVDGVTGMLVDDVAQLTEAVGELLDDAESRTVLGEKARARAREFSWEQTGNGVFEVLSTVARGERVSGLVAGATVERHSPIVVGSTPGSLTG